The Cohaesibacter intestini genome segment TTTTGTGGCAGATAAATCGCCCCATCCTTGTCATCGAGCGTCAGCGAGGCAGTCGCCGCCGCCTCATCAGGGTCATTGATTGTCAGGCTGATCACCCGCGCCGGATCGTCCTCACTGGACAAACGCAATTGACCAGCGATTGACACTGCATAATAACTTGCACCCATCAGTCAAAAATCCTCACTGCAGTGATCTGCTCAGCCGCCGCGAAGCTGGAGGCGACCGGCACCTTGATCTCAGCGCCGAGCGGCAGCTCGACAAAAGCGGACAAGCCAGGATTTGACACCAAGACCGCCTCGACCGCACCAACGATCCGCCGCCGATAGTGAGACCAGAGC includes the following:
- a CDS encoding tail protein X, which codes for MSDYDVIKVRATGLKLSGLLWSHYRRRIVGAVEAVLVSNPGLSAFVELPLGAEIKVPVASSFAAAEQITAVRIFD